The following are from one region of the Oncorhynchus masou masou isolate Uvic2021 chromosome 24, UVic_Omas_1.1, whole genome shotgun sequence genome:
- the LOC135512376 gene encoding RING finger protein 122-like produces the protein MTSEDIYHLPLNMYVIILGIGLFIFMLSLIFCCYMFRLRRQGTREQYGYNEVVLKGAGKKLSLLGQTCAVCLEEFKSRDELGVCPCSHAFHKKCLLKWLEIRSVCPMCNKPICRLQPDPPQGADRPQSPMEV, from the exons ATGACATCGGAAGACATCTACCACCTGCCCCTCAACATGTACGTCATCATTCTGGGCATCGGCCTCTTCATCTTCATGCTCAGCCTGATCTTCTGCTGCTACATGTTCAG GTTAAGGCGACAAGGCACAAGGGAGCAATATGGATATAATGAG GTTGTTTTGAAAGGAGCAGGAAAGAAACTGAGTCTTCTTGGA CAGACCTGTGCCGTGTGCTTAGAAGAGTTCAAAAGCAGAGACGAGCTTGGAGTGTGTCCCTGCTCACATGCCTTCCACAAGAA GTGTCTGTTAAAATGGCTGGAGATCCGCAGTGTCTGCCCCATGTGTAACAAACCCATCTGCCGTTTGCAGCCAGACCCCCCACAGGGTGCAGACAGGCCCCAGAGCCCAATGGAGGTGTGA